A part of Nesterenkonia lutea genomic DNA contains:
- the murG gene encoding undecaprenyldiphospho-muramoylpentapeptide beta-N-acetylglucosaminyltransferase has translation MSTPSVVLAGGGTAGHVSPMLAVARAVERLVPDAHQTVIGTAAGLETRLVPEAGYRLASIEKVPLPRRLSRDVLRFPSRFGQAVRDAAEILRAEKADVVFGVGGYVCTPVYLAARRLGIPVVLHEANARPGLANKLGHRFAAFSGVAFEGTPLKGAEWVGMPMSREISQLDRRTERTAAREALGLDPQKVTLVVTGGSSGALSLNQSVRAALPDLLGTQAQVLHLTGRDKAITDDSGALLDLEGYHQREYLDGMQLAYAAADLIIARSGAATVSEIAAVGLPAVFVPLPVGNGEQELNARELVAAGGALLVKDEHFHKAWIRRNIVPLLEDPALLRTMEQQSASRGITDADERMARATLAAAGHDLDTPEKKP, from the coding sequence ATGAGCACACCCTCCGTGGTCCTCGCAGGTGGCGGCACAGCCGGGCATGTCAGTCCCATGCTGGCAGTGGCGCGCGCCGTCGAGCGGCTCGTGCCCGATGCCCATCAGACCGTCATCGGCACCGCCGCCGGGCTCGAGACCCGACTCGTCCCCGAGGCCGGATACCGGCTGGCGAGCATCGAGAAGGTCCCGCTGCCGCGTCGCCTCTCCCGAGACGTACTGCGCTTCCCCTCCCGCTTCGGCCAGGCTGTCCGGGATGCCGCAGAGATCCTGCGCGCCGAGAAGGCTGATGTGGTCTTCGGCGTCGGCGGATACGTCTGCACCCCGGTCTATCTGGCCGCACGGCGGCTGGGCATCCCCGTGGTCCTGCACGAGGCCAATGCGCGTCCCGGCCTCGCCAACAAGCTGGGTCACCGCTTCGCGGCGTTCAGCGGCGTGGCCTTCGAAGGCACTCCGCTCAAGGGTGCCGAATGGGTGGGCATGCCCATGTCCCGAGAGATCTCGCAGCTTGACCGGCGCACGGAGCGCACGGCCGCGCGCGAGGCCCTCGGCCTGGACCCGCAGAAGGTGACCCTCGTGGTCACCGGCGGATCCTCCGGGGCGCTCTCACTGAACCAGTCGGTTCGCGCCGCGCTTCCCGATCTGCTCGGCACCCAGGCCCAGGTGCTGCACCTGACCGGACGTGACAAGGCGATCACCGATGACTCCGGCGCGCTACTGGACCTGGAGGGCTATCACCAGCGCGAGTACCTCGACGGCATGCAGCTCGCCTACGCTGCGGCAGACCTCATCATCGCCCGCTCCGGCGCGGCCACGGTCAGCGAGATCGCAGCGGTGGGGCTGCCCGCCGTCTTCGTCCCGCTGCCGGTGGGCAACGGCGAGCAGGAGCTGAACGCCCGCGAGCTGGTCGCGGCAGGAGGCGCGCTGCTGGTCAAGGACGAGCACTTCCACAAGGCCTGGATCCGTCGCAACATCGTTCCGCTGCTGGAGGACCCCGCGCTGCTGCGGACCATGGAGCAGCAGTCCGCCTCCCGGGGCATCACCGACGCCGATGAACGGATGGCCCGAGCCACGCTGGCCGCCGCCGGTCACGACCTGGACACCCCCGAGAAGAAGCCGTGA
- the murC gene encoding UDP-N-acetylmuramate--L-alanine ligase has product MNATDSLASEQPAEEASDTLGHVHFLGLAGVGVSAVARLMAADGVPISGTDAKDLPVLEEFRRAGATVHVGYSAANLAAAEAQVGQSISTVIASSIAAAGNPEYDEALRRGLPVLHRSQGLAALMRTRRSVAVAGTHGKTTTSSMATVLLEQAGLSPTFAVGANVAGLGVNAALGSGEWFIAEADESDGSLLNYAPEVGVVTNVEPDHLDHYGTAEAVEQVFVDFTERISDGGHLVLCADDPGARKLLQAVREPLTARGVSITSYGTAAEADLRLDELSPEGGTVIEGAARAPLRLSVPGLHNQLNALAAIAVGRRAGLALETCAAAISHFQGTSRRFELRGEVGKVRVYDDYAHHPTEVSAVLQAARSSLAGTHGRVHAIFQPHLFSRTAAFAEDFGRALTAADTVAVLEIYPAREEPIDGVTSELLGHPVLSASEAVAAVVAAAEPGDMIMTLGAGDVTALGADVLAALQALR; this is encoded by the coding sequence ATGAACGCAACGGACTCACTCGCCTCGGAGCAGCCCGCCGAGGAGGCGTCAGACACCCTCGGGCACGTGCACTTCCTCGGGCTCGCCGGAGTGGGGGTCTCCGCCGTCGCACGACTCATGGCCGCCGACGGAGTGCCCATCTCCGGCACTGATGCCAAGGATCTGCCCGTGCTCGAGGAGTTCCGCAGGGCCGGCGCGACGGTGCACGTGGGATACAGCGCAGCGAACCTGGCGGCGGCCGAGGCGCAGGTGGGTCAGTCCATCAGCACCGTCATCGCCTCCTCCATCGCGGCGGCGGGCAATCCGGAGTACGACGAGGCGCTGCGCCGCGGGCTGCCGGTGCTGCACCGCTCCCAGGGCCTGGCGGCGCTGATGCGGACCCGACGCTCAGTGGCAGTGGCAGGCACCCACGGCAAGACCACCACATCCTCCATGGCCACAGTCCTGCTGGAGCAGGCGGGGCTCTCCCCGACCTTTGCGGTGGGGGCGAATGTCGCGGGGCTCGGGGTCAATGCAGCCCTGGGGTCCGGAGAATGGTTCATCGCCGAGGCAGACGAGTCGGACGGCTCCCTGCTCAACTACGCTCCCGAGGTCGGGGTGGTCACCAACGTGGAGCCCGACCACCTGGACCACTACGGCACCGCAGAAGCGGTGGAACAGGTCTTCGTGGACTTCACCGAGCGCATCAGCGACGGCGGCCACCTGGTGCTCTGCGCCGATGACCCCGGCGCCCGCAAGCTGCTGCAGGCGGTGCGGGAGCCGCTGACCGCCCGGGGGGTGAGCATCACCAGCTACGGCACAGCCGCAGAGGCTGACCTGCGGCTGGATGAGCTGAGTCCCGAGGGCGGCACGGTCATCGAAGGCGCGGCACGTGCACCGCTGCGGCTCAGCGTGCCCGGTCTGCACAATCAGCTCAATGCGCTGGCCGCCATCGCCGTCGGACGCAGAGCCGGGCTCGCGCTCGAGACCTGCGCGGCGGCCATCTCCCACTTCCAGGGCACCTCCCGCCGCTTCGAGCTGCGTGGCGAGGTCGGGAAGGTGCGCGTGTACGACGACTACGCGCACCACCCCACTGAAGTATCCGCCGTGCTCCAGGCGGCCCGATCCTCCCTGGCCGGGACGCACGGCCGTGTGCACGCGATCTTCCAGCCGCACCTGTTCAGCCGCACCGCCGCCTTCGCCGAGGACTTCGGCCGGGCGCTGACGGCGGCGGACACCGTGGCCGTGCTGGAGATCTACCCGGCCCGGGAGGAGCCCATCGACGGGGTCACCTCCGAGCTGCTGGGACATCCGGTGCTCAGCGCCAGCGAGGCCGTGGCGGCCGTGGTTGCCGCCGCAGAGCCGGGGGACATGATCATGACCCTGGGCGCCGGTGACGTCACCGCCCTCGGCGCCGATGTGCTCGCCGCACTCCAGGCGCTGCGATGA
- a CDS encoding signal peptidase II, giving the protein MSEQSAPIHQRSTRTPSRRTALLVAAALAVIAWAADQLTKIWVESTMTLGEQTEVLAPVLYHRYHLNPGAAFSMGTDHTWIFTLIMCVVLGYVLWHSRLLGGSWLWTLGLGGLAGGVAGNLTDRLFRDPSLNGEGLATFGQGHVVDFIAVPGFAIFNIADSFIVCSIIGICAMMLFGLNLDGTRELSSRRVRKDQAQETAGQDEAQA; this is encoded by the coding sequence GTGTCTGAACAGTCTGCCCCCATCCATCAGCGGTCCACGCGAACCCCGTCCCGCCGAACTGCCCTCCTCGTGGCAGCGGCACTGGCGGTGATCGCCTGGGCCGCTGATCAGTTGACGAAGATCTGGGTCGAATCCACGATGACCCTGGGGGAGCAGACCGAGGTGCTGGCTCCGGTGCTCTATCACCGCTACCACCTCAATCCAGGTGCCGCCTTCTCCATGGGCACAGACCATACGTGGATCTTCACCCTGATCATGTGCGTGGTGCTGGGCTATGTGCTGTGGCACAGCCGCCTGCTGGGCGGCTCCTGGCTCTGGACGCTGGGCCTGGGCGGGCTCGCAGGAGGTGTCGCCGGCAACCTGACCGACCGGCTCTTCCGCGATCCTTCGCTCAACGGTGAGGGCCTGGCCACCTTCGGCCAGGGACACGTGGTCGACTTCATCGCAGTCCCCGGCTTCGCCATCTTCAACATCGCAGACTCCTTCATCGTGTGCTCCATCATCGGGATCTGCGCCATGATGCTCTTCGGACTGAACCTCGACGGCACGCGGGAGCTCAGCAGCAGGCGCGTCCGGAAGGACCAGGCACAGGAGACCGCCGGTCAGGACGAGGCGCAGGCGTGA
- a CDS encoding polyphenol oxidase family protein: MIQPPGLPGRPPSFWWQESLDDGVHLAFTSVEAGNLARHVGPQHDVEADRLRIQEAMGVPAGSLRFLDQVHSADVLDAQQRGGGAVADSPGAVPSGQGVPTGDAWVCADGSVPLAIMVADCLPVLLVGRRAEEDHRTPVTAAAHAGRPGLLSGVLENTVAAMRDRGAASITAWIGPGACGRCYEIPEQMVTEIAVARPAIASRTSWGTSALDLRAEAESVLNQHGVAVAELSGCTVEDESLFSHRRAPGAGRFAGLLWMDSAVTPSR, from the coding sequence GTGATCCAGCCCCCCGGGCTTCCGGGGAGGCCGCCGTCGTTCTGGTGGCAGGAGAGCCTCGACGACGGTGTGCACCTGGCCTTCACCTCGGTGGAGGCAGGGAACCTGGCCCGACATGTGGGCCCCCAGCACGATGTCGAGGCAGACCGGCTGAGGATCCAGGAGGCGATGGGCGTCCCCGCGGGATCCCTCCGCTTCCTGGATCAGGTCCACTCGGCGGATGTCCTTGACGCGCAGCAGCGCGGGGGCGGCGCGGTCGCGGACTCACCGGGCGCCGTGCCCAGCGGGCAGGGTGTCCCGACGGGGGATGCATGGGTCTGTGCAGACGGCTCCGTTCCGCTGGCCATCATGGTCGCGGACTGTCTCCCTGTTCTGCTCGTGGGGCGGCGTGCCGAAGAAGACCACCGCACCCCGGTCACCGCCGCGGCCCATGCCGGTCGACCGGGACTGCTCTCCGGCGTCCTGGAGAACACGGTAGCCGCGATGCGTGACCGCGGAGCCGCCTCGATCACCGCCTGGATCGGGCCCGGCGCCTGCGGGCGGTGCTACGAGATCCCCGAGCAGATGGTCACCGAGATCGCGGTCGCGCGTCCCGCCATCGCCTCGAGGACCAGCTGGGGCACCAGCGCGCTGGATCTGCGCGCCGAGGCCGAGTCCGTGCTGAATCAGCACGGTGTCGCCGTGGCGGAGCTCTCCGGCTGCACGGTGGAGGACGAGTCGCTCTTCTCCCACCGCCGAGCACCCGGTGCTGGTCGCTTCGCCGGACTGCTCTGGATGGACTCGGCGGTCACGCCGAGCCGATGA
- a CDS encoding cell division protein FtsQ/DivIB, with translation MTRRGRRSSVDGPKNEPADSADLENPAETPLDFPEPASVSSRRRRRRGALLGLITLAVLLGIVAMLYFSPLLVVRTITLEDNELLTEQRAQELLEPLRGTPLPQVSDGDVSALLNDEHAVAEVIVAAELPTGLQVRVIEHPPVAEVHDGDEIHFYSQEGEVIRTFEDWERPDAQGYATPVISAEAALQNESVFKTIVSVLGQLPEGARESLDSATAESRDSVQLQLQDGRTVVWGSDDRGQEKAVVLEAILASEAEDFEEADVLDISTPSAPVTR, from the coding sequence ATGACGCGCAGGGGCCGCCGCAGCTCCGTGGACGGACCGAAGAACGAACCAGCAGACTCCGCTGACCTCGAGAACCCCGCCGAGACCCCGCTGGACTTCCCGGAGCCGGCCTCCGTCTCCAGCCGTCGACGACGACGCCGCGGCGCGCTTCTGGGACTGATCACTCTGGCGGTGCTGCTGGGCATCGTGGCCATGCTGTACTTCTCGCCCCTGCTGGTGGTGCGCACCATCACGCTCGAGGACAACGAGCTCCTCACCGAGCAGCGCGCGCAGGAGCTGCTGGAACCGCTGCGCGGCACGCCGCTGCCCCAGGTGAGCGACGGCGACGTGAGCGCGCTGCTGAATGATGAACACGCCGTGGCAGAGGTCATCGTGGCGGCGGAGCTCCCCACCGGGCTGCAGGTCCGAGTCATCGAGCACCCGCCGGTGGCAGAGGTCCACGACGGGGATGAGATCCACTTCTACAGCCAGGAGGGCGAGGTCATCAGGACCTTCGAGGACTGGGAGCGTCCCGACGCTCAGGGCTACGCGACCCCGGTGATCTCCGCCGAGGCGGCCCTGCAGAACGAGTCCGTGTTCAAGACCATCGTCTCGGTGCTGGGACAGCTTCCCGAGGGGGCCCGGGAATCGCTGGACTCGGCCACTGCGGAGTCCCGCGACAGCGTGCAGCTCCAGCTGCAGGACGGCCGCACGGTGGTCTGGGGCAGCGACGACCGCGGGCAGGAGAAGGCGGTCGTGCTCGAAGCCATCCTCGCATCGGAGGCCGAGGACTTCGAGGAGGCCGATGTCCTCGACATCTCCACTCCGAGCGCGCCGGTGACGCGGTAG
- a CDS encoding YggS family pyridoxal phosphate-dependent enzyme, whose amino-acid sequence MDTSGISQTFRAAAARLAASGEDPRSQQLAENLASVHERVDRAMAAADRRDRPTLIVVTKHFPAPDVQRLHRLGVRDVGENRDQEAAGKAAEVQEALRWHFIGQLQSNKARSVLRYADHLHSVDRPSLLKALIKALPSPPEKPLTCLIQVDLRDPMPADGRGGAAPEDIERLAESIEAAAGLRLGGLMAVAPLGEPAGPAFERLQQLSAQLRHSFPHADMISAGMSGDLEEAVAHGATHLRVGRDVLGERPLQR is encoded by the coding sequence GTGGACACCAGTGGAATCAGCCAGACCTTCCGAGCGGCCGCTGCCCGGCTCGCCGCGAGCGGTGAGGATCCGCGCAGCCAGCAGCTGGCGGAGAACCTCGCGAGCGTCCATGAGCGCGTCGACCGTGCGATGGCGGCCGCAGACCGCCGCGACCGTCCGACCCTCATCGTGGTCACCAAGCATTTCCCCGCCCCGGATGTTCAGCGGCTGCACCGGCTCGGTGTCCGCGACGTCGGCGAGAACCGGGACCAGGAGGCGGCAGGCAAGGCCGCCGAGGTTCAGGAGGCCCTGCGCTGGCATTTCATCGGCCAGCTGCAGTCCAACAAGGCCAGGTCGGTCCTCCGCTATGCGGATCACCTGCACTCGGTGGATCGTCCTTCCCTGCTGAAGGCACTGATCAAAGCGCTGCCGTCACCTCCCGAGAAGCCGCTGACCTGTCTGATCCAGGTGGATCTCCGGGATCCCATGCCCGCTGACGGCAGGGGAGGGGCGGCCCCAGAGGACATCGAGCGCCTGGCGGAGTCGATCGAGGCGGCCGCGGGGCTCAGACTCGGCGGACTCATGGCAGTTGCGCCGCTGGGGGAGCCCGCAGGTCCGGCATTCGAACGGCTGCAGCAGCTCTCCGCGCAGCTGCGCCACAGCTTCCCCCATGCGGACATGATCTCGGCCGGAATGAGCGGAGATCTCGAGGAGGCCGTCGCACATGGTGCGACACACCTGCGAGTCGGCCGAGATGTCCTGGGTGAGCGTCCGCTTCAGCGATAG
- a CDS encoding RluA family pseudouridine synthase, with protein sequence MDREIEVPAELDGARADAVLAAVLEASRSETTQWLQAGQVTWAQDRTQGRAAGRPVKKSDRLHGGARLAVLVPESQDPLQLRIEAVEDMTLLHQDAEIVLVDKPVGVAAHPSPGWTGPTVIGGLLAAGVEISTSGAQERRGIVHRLDVGTSGVMVVAKTERAYTALKDAFRQRSTKKSYHALVQGLPDPVDGTVDAPIGRHPGHDWRFAVLEGGRESRTHYKLLEAYGRASLMDVTLETGRTHQIRVHFSALGHPCAGDLTYGADPELAAELGLTRQWLHAVELGFHHPGTGEWVSHRSDYPADLAQALTLLENG encoded by the coding sequence ATCGATCGGGAGATCGAAGTCCCGGCGGAGCTGGACGGGGCCCGTGCAGACGCGGTGCTGGCCGCCGTGTTGGAGGCCTCTCGGAGCGAGACCACGCAGTGGCTGCAGGCCGGGCAGGTGACCTGGGCGCAGGACCGCACGCAGGGCCGGGCCGCCGGACGGCCCGTGAAGAAGTCAGACAGGCTTCACGGGGGGGCGCGGCTCGCCGTCCTCGTCCCCGAGTCGCAGGACCCGCTCCAGCTGAGGATAGAAGCCGTGGAAGACATGACCCTGCTGCATCAGGACGCTGAGATCGTCCTCGTCGACAAGCCGGTCGGAGTGGCGGCGCACCCCTCACCCGGGTGGACCGGTCCCACCGTGATCGGCGGACTGCTCGCCGCCGGGGTGGAGATCTCCACCTCCGGCGCCCAGGAGCGCAGAGGCATCGTGCACCGCCTCGACGTCGGCACCTCCGGAGTGATGGTCGTGGCGAAGACCGAACGCGCCTACACCGCCCTGAAGGACGCCTTCCGCCAGCGCAGCACCAAGAAGAGCTACCACGCGCTGGTCCAGGGACTGCCGGATCCCGTGGACGGCACCGTCGACGCTCCGATCGGTCGCCACCCGGGACATGACTGGCGGTTCGCCGTGCTCGAAGGGGGCCGCGAGTCCCGCACGCACTACAAGCTGCTGGAGGCATACGGTCGGGCCAGCCTGATGGACGTGACGCTCGAGACCGGTCGCACGCACCAGATCAGAGTGCACTTCTCCGCCCTCGGCCACCCCTGCGCCGGCGACCTCACCTACGGAGCAGATCCGGAGCTCGCCGCGGAGCTGGGTCTGACCCGGCAGTGGCTGCACGCGGTCGAGCTCGGTTTCCATCACCCCGGAACCGGAGAGTGGGTCAGCCACCGCTCCGACTATCCTGCTGACCTTGCCCAGGCCCTCACACTCTTGGAGAACGGCTGA
- a CDS encoding YggT family protein codes for MDLFTAPLYLLLTIYQFALVVRIIFDLTQQYARSWRPKGLALMLAVGVYTITDPPIRWIQRKVPPLNLGGVSLDMGFLLVFLLIVIAKMILRSFA; via the coding sequence GTGGATCTCTTTACCGCGCCCCTGTACCTGCTGCTGACCATCTACCAGTTCGCGCTGGTGGTCCGCATCATCTTCGACCTCACGCAGCAGTATGCCCGCAGCTGGCGACCCAAGGGCCTGGCGCTCATGCTTGCGGTCGGCGTGTACACCATCACCGATCCGCCCATCCGCTGGATCCAGCGCAAGGTTCCGCCGCTGAACCTGGGCGGTGTGTCACTGGACATGGGCTTCCTGCTGGTCTTCCTCCTCATCGTGATCGCCAAGATGATCCTGCGGAGCTTCGCCTGA
- a CDS encoding cell division protein SepF translates to MAGAFKKTMIYLGLADGDDYSEDSFSKEPSTTAHSAHGSTADSAPISRSGGASAGSVREAPASSSSVSTASGRGNEVVSLGVGSDRDENTTHAGQYNSSNLALDPDYRAPVTPIKRAPSSRDESSPMRKITTVHPRSYNDAKVIGESFRDDIPVIMNVTDMGEAEAKRLVDFSAGLVFGMGGSIERVTNKVFLLTPKNIEVLAEERAAAEAPSSAQFFNQS, encoded by the coding sequence ATGGCCGGTGCCTTCAAGAAGACCATGATCTACCTCGGCCTCGCCGATGGAGACGACTACAGCGAGGACAGCTTCTCCAAGGAGCCCTCGACCACGGCTCACAGCGCCCACGGGTCCACTGCGGATTCTGCGCCGATCAGCCGCAGCGGCGGTGCCTCGGCGGGCTCGGTGCGCGAGGCCCCCGCGTCGAGCAGCTCGGTCTCCACGGCTTCCGGCCGGGGAAACGAGGTCGTCTCGCTGGGCGTCGGATCCGACCGCGACGAGAACACGACACATGCAGGTCAGTACAACAGCTCCAACTTGGCGCTGGATCCGGACTACCGCGCTCCGGTCACCCCGATCAAGCGAGCCCCCTCATCCCGGGATGAAAGTTCACCGATGCGAAAAATCACCACCGTCCACCCGCGCTCCTACAACGACGCGAAGGTCATCGGAGAGTCCTTCCGGGACGACATTCCGGTGATCATGAACGTCACCGACATGGGAGAGGCCGAGGCCAAGCGGCTGGTCGACTTCTCGGCCGGACTCGTCTTCGGCATGGGCGGCTCCATCGAGCGGGTGACCAACAAGGTCTTCCTGCTCACCCCCAAGAACATCGAGGTCCTGGCTGAAGAGCGCGCCGCGGCAGAGGCCCCGTCCTCCGCCCAGTTCTTCAACCAGAGCTGA
- a CDS encoding DivIVA domain-containing protein, producing MALTPDDLLNKEFPETKFRPGYDKDEVDDFLDEVVVEWRRLTQENEDLTAKVAALEEQLEENPANLEPDELNDAGLSGYAGTSSAMTGSIDRIGEDQDQELKADPAVTAHPEYELGTRPAQERPQENGGADSAASATGVLAMAQKLHDQYVSEGEQTRAAYIAEGETRRAEYIAEGEQTREAYIAEGTQTRAEYITEGETTRAEYIAEGESRRDELLSAAESTHAQLLAEAERRRNEIVTEAETRAENMIEEAELTSTRTLNALERKKADLESKVGELTSFERDYRARLKDYIEGQLADLNSRGSIEKEATVS from the coding sequence ATGGCCCTGACTCCTGATGATCTCCTGAACAAGGAATTTCCCGAGACCAAGTTCCGTCCCGGTTACGACAAGGACGAGGTCGATGACTTCCTTGATGAGGTCGTCGTCGAATGGCGACGCCTGACACAGGAGAACGAGGACCTCACCGCCAAGGTTGCGGCCCTCGAAGAGCAGCTCGAGGAGAACCCTGCGAACCTCGAGCCGGATGAGCTCAACGACGCCGGCCTCTCCGGCTACGCCGGCACCAGCTCGGCGATGACCGGATCCATCGATCGGATCGGTGAAGACCAGGACCAGGAGCTCAAGGCAGACCCGGCAGTCACCGCGCACCCCGAGTATGAACTGGGGACGCGTCCCGCCCAGGAGCGCCCCCAGGAGAACGGCGGAGCGGACTCTGCAGCATCCGCCACCGGTGTCCTCGCCATGGCGCAGAAGCTTCACGATCAGTACGTCTCCGAGGGTGAGCAGACCCGCGCGGCCTATATCGCCGAGGGCGAGACCAGGCGAGCCGAGTACATCGCGGAGGGCGAGCAGACCCGCGAGGCATACATCGCCGAGGGCACGCAGACCCGCGCCGAGTACATCACCGAGGGTGAGACCACCCGCGCCGAGTACATCGCCGAAGGAGAGTCCCGCCGGGACGAGCTCCTCAGCGCCGCAGAGAGCACCCATGCACAGCTGCTCGCCGAGGCCGAGCGCCGTCGCAACGAGATCGTCACCGAGGCCGAGACCCGCGCCGAGAACATGATCGAAGAGGCCGAGCTCACCTCCACCCGCACGCTCAACGCGCTCGAGCGCAAGAAGGCCGACCTGGAGTCCAAGGTCGGGGAGCTGACCAGCTTCGAACGCGACTACCGCGCCCGGCTCAAGGACTACATCGAGGGTCAGCTCGCGGATCTGAACAGCCGCGGCTCCATCGAGAAGGAAGCCACCGTCAGCTGA
- the ftsZ gene encoding cell division protein FtsZ, translated as MASPNNYLAVIKVVGIGGGGVNAVNRMIDVGLRGVEFIAINTDAQALLMSDADVKLDVGRELTRGLGAGANPEVGRQAAEDHSEEIEEVIRGADMVFVTAGEGGGTGTGGAPVVARIARSLGALTIGVVTRPFTFEGRRRAGSAEEGIEQLRDEVDTLIVIPNDRLLSISDKNVSVLDAFRSADQVLLSGVQGITDLITTPGLINLDFADVKSVMQGAGSALMGIGSANGEDRAVKAAELAIASPLLEASIDGAHGVLLSIQGGSDLGLFEINEAARLVQEVAHPEANIIFGAVIDDALGDEARVTVIAAGFDQVDVTSRPAQPLQNQAPARSVGSAAPAARTAPPVPGTVPGTVPLAAPAQNAGSQDTAPQQRVDSSRRHHENDEQQDIPDIVESDYNGGRNDDLDVPDFLK; from the coding sequence GTGGCATCACCGAATAACTACCTGGCCGTGATCAAGGTCGTCGGCATCGGTGGCGGCGGCGTCAACGCCGTCAACCGCATGATCGACGTCGGTCTGCGTGGCGTGGAATTCATCGCCATCAACACCGACGCTCAGGCGCTGCTCATGAGCGACGCCGATGTGAAGCTCGACGTTGGGCGTGAACTGACCCGTGGACTGGGTGCCGGTGCCAACCCCGAGGTCGGTCGTCAGGCCGCCGAGGACCACTCCGAGGAGATCGAAGAGGTCATCCGCGGCGCCGACATGGTGTTCGTCACTGCAGGCGAGGGCGGCGGCACAGGAACCGGCGGCGCCCCCGTGGTGGCCCGCATCGCTCGCTCCCTGGGCGCGCTGACCATCGGCGTGGTCACCCGCCCGTTCACCTTCGAGGGCCGCCGACGCGCCGGTTCCGCCGAAGAGGGCATCGAACAGCTGCGCGACGAGGTGGACACCCTCATCGTCATCCCCAATGACCGTCTGCTCTCCATCTCGGACAAGAACGTCTCTGTCCTCGACGCCTTCCGCTCCGCCGACCAGGTGCTGCTCTCCGGCGTCCAGGGCATCACTGACCTGATCACGACCCCGGGCCTGATCAACCTCGACTTCGCCGACGTGAAGTCGGTCATGCAGGGCGCGGGCTCGGCCCTGATGGGCATCGGCTCCGCCAATGGCGAGGATCGGGCGGTCAAGGCCGCCGAGCTGGCCATCGCCTCCCCGCTGCTCGAAGCCTCCATCGACGGCGCCCACGGCGTCCTGCTCTCCATCCAGGGCGGCTCTGACCTCGGGCTCTTCGAGATCAACGAGGCCGCTCGACTCGTGCAGGAGGTCGCTCACCCCGAGGCGAACATCATCTTCGGCGCCGTCATCGACGACGCCCTCGGTGATGAGGCCCGCGTGACCGTGATCGCGGCCGGCTTCGACCAGGTCGACGTCACCTCGCGTCCCGCACAGCCGCTGCAGAACCAGGCACCGGCGCGCAGCGTGGGCTCCGCGGCTCCAGCCGCCCGCACGGCTCCGCCGGTCCCGGGAACCGTGCCCGGCACCGTGCCCCTGGCCGCTCCTGCGCAGAACGCAGGATCCCAGGACACCGCCCCGCAGCAGCGGGTCGACTCCTCACGTCGCCATCACGAGAATGACGAGCAGCAGGACATCCCGGACATCGTGGAGTCGGACTACAACGGTGGGCGCAACGACGACCTCGACGTGCCTGACTTCCTGAAGTGA